The window GGCCATTGGACTAGGTAAAAACCCTGAATTACCCGTGATGCACTTGCGGGAAACTCCTTGCCGAGGGCCTGTGCACCCCCGGGATAAGTCGGGACTCAAAGAGTCTCGGATACCCGGtgcaagtcaaaaaaaaaaaaagttattgttgAAGGTCTTCTGCATGATATCATCTGTATAGCGTACTGGGAATAGTTCACAATCACCAAAACAGTAAGCAGCGGTGATTTCCTTTTCCAAGGAACTTAACTGCAACAGCTAAACAAGGTGTTTCTTGTACCACACAAAGAAAGCAATATAGTCTCAGCGACTGAGAAGAGGTACGGTGTTTCAAATCTCCAGGACATGATTAGATTAGCTTAAATTAGCGGTTAAAGAGTAGCCAAAAACATTTTTGGAGCAATGACCGGAAATTCATCAAGTTTAGACAAGGGACTTGTTATCCAAACTCTTAACTCCacgaaataaagaataaaaaatatgagtAGTAAACTTCCCCAAGACATCAGATTTTATGTTCAAAGAAGTGATTCAGTACTCAAACTCtgataatatgaagaaaaagaacaGAAGACTTTTGCGGGGTATAGAAACAAGAAATCTAATGTTCTCAAGAGAGACTCAATACTTAACCTCCAATATCTTGAAGAAAAGAGGAGCAAAATTTATGGAGAATGTTTTCCTTTAGAATAGTCACTAAAAAGAAACAAGAATACTgagtttatgaaaataataaacttTCTGCAGAGCAGGTGGTATAAGAATGCCGATCAGTAGACAGAAACTTCTTAGGTCTATCAAGAAGGTAAAAGTTCAGAAActatatgaaatatataaaaagattaaaaaagtttttttcttaattGGTTGTGGACAATATACAAGAGGGTTCCTTAGTAATTTAGGCTATCAGAAATAAGGTGAGTCTAGACTATAGAGAACAAAAAAAGGgtcttaaataaaaaaaaaaatatctaaagacCTAGATTCCTGACTTCGATAGAACTGCCGAAAATATTCTATAGTATTAACCTTAACACATTGAATGCATCTATGACATTGTTTACTTTTGGTAAGTAACTTTCTCGCATAGAACTAATTCAATCCTTGCATAAATGGTGCAACGAAAAAAAGAGGACGGGGATGGCATATTTTCCTTCTTTCTGTCAGGTTATATTGAGTTCTTTCCGTAAAAAATTTTGGATAGGAGAagcaaattattttttgtattcataCAAGGAAGCTAGTTTTCTGCTGTTCGGAAAAGCTACtgaattttgagaattttctttcttttgcattttgtaaatattttgtgAGATGAAGTTATAAACATTGTCCAATGTGTGTGTAAGTTACCAATGAATATCTGATGTACTGGCTGAGTACAATCTAATGATTGGCACTTCTGCATTATGTGATTGAACAGCAACAGATACATAGCCTGTCTCAATAGACTAACACAAGTACATTCGAGTAATGTAAAGGAAGTTTAATGAAATAACTATTCCTAAAAGGAAGGAGCAGTGGACTGTGTTAGTGAGACATAAAAATTTTGTAGTTTGGAAGATGCATAGCTTCTGTTAAGTTTGATGTTCAATAGCAAGGGCTTGGTCCATAGAAGCAATGACCATAGCTAATCCTGTTGTTGTATCGATGTGATTGAGTCTAACTGACTTTCCTGTGGATTCTATAATAGAAGCAGAAAACCTCGTTAGACTAAACACTAATTGTGCACTACAATGAGCTTATTAGAGAAGCCAGAAAACACTACCTGTAAGCGGCGGCAGATTTCAAAGATTTCAGAAAGGGGTGCCCAGTCTCCAAAGTTCCTTTCAATAAATTGGTAAGCGATACCACTCTTTCCTTTGCCAACAATGAAGAGTCCTCCTTTTGTCTCACCTTCACCCCTGAAGTTTTGATCCACCCCCATAGCTTTTGCTCGCCTATAATTTGAAATAGCTCGAGGATTAAGTAGAAAACCTGATATGAACTTGTCTTTAAGCAGATTCCCTCCTCCCAGAGCTTTATAAAATCCCATACTTCTGTCAAAGAGGACTACACCACCCCAGTATCGAGGCCAGAAATCCATTACCTGGATAACAAAACCCCGCATGATAAAGCAGGTCCTTCCATAGAAATGTCAACAAAAAGCGAAAAGAGTTACCTCTGATTCGATTTGCTCATGAAGAACAGCAAATAACTGAACCCCCAAAGCATCAAATATTGGTTTCTTTGCATAGAGTTGGTGAGCTTCAGCTCTGCACATGATGCACCTGTTTCCATAGTCTTTTGGGATGAGATTGAGTAATTCATGCTCATAGATAAAGATTTAATTTTACATTCTttcttataaattatatataccccatcttttctttgttcttttttttggGAGATAACCATGGTGTCCAGGCCATAAATACCTCTTGTTCTGTAAAGGAAGTGTGAAGGGTGAAAAACACACTTACAGTATGCTGGctttttgagtttcataccttTAATATTAGGTGTGCGAGTTTCCCACCTGAATTATCACCAACTAGTTATGAAAGAAAACACATCTCAACAACTAATTTGTTCACTTCTCCTACCTGATAGTTCATGTGCGTTTTGgtaaatagttggtgatagttcTAGGAAAACTCACTCACCTGAtagttcagtatggaacttaaAAAATTAGGATACTTCAAGTGTGTTTTTGACCATTAACTCTTAAAGGGAAAAACATTCCTAGGTTGCATCCTTCATCAATGCATCATAGTTTAGTGGGATAACAAAGATTATTGGATTTCCTATTCTGATTGATGTTTTATGCAGAAATTGACTTGAGTTTCCTTAATATCTTGAAAACATCGTAAAAGGTGTCTTTTTTCCTGTTTACCGTAGTATGTGATATTTCCTATACGAGGCAGCATTCGAGACATAGCACATCAATTGAAAAATCTACAATTAACAACCTATAGGTGTGAATTGCAGAAAAGATTTGATGCTTTACCCTGGGCGACGAATGCATACAAACACTGCTGGTTTATCACGCCAAAGCTTTGAAGCCTTCATCGGAGCAGTCTTTGTTTTCACCAGACGCTCCATTCCAATCTTGTATTCTGGTGCTAGTATCTGAACTGAGATATTCTCTATGGAAGAATAAGGAGCAACATTCTCTACTACTGGAGTTGGCTGCACACAGCCACATGCTCTAGGCTCATCTGGCTTAAAAGCTACAATCCCCTTAAAAACATGTCCATCTTTAATCGCGAGATCAGCCATTGATTGTTCAAGGGATATATCTGTATTGGTTCTTGTAAGGGATTTCATCATACTCTGCTTCCGGGAGGTGACAGGAGAAATATCCTTCCTGTAATAAAGACTCTCACTACTCGAGGAAGTTCTTCTCCTCACTTGGCGGTTATAGGCTTCTGAAAAAGAATCTCCCCCAAAAGCTGCAGTTCTGTCTGTAAAACGGGCAACATGGCCCCTTTTCATTCCGAACTTTGAAGTAAGATCTACTGTACTTAGGTTAAGAAGTTCGGTAAGGGAATTCCCGGACTCCTCAAGCTTATCTGCGTATTGCAtcagagcatgatcatgcaggtATGATCTAATTTCCAATGCATCCTTGAgtaggaaagaaataatcatcaGAAGAACAGCTTACTTTGTTTCATGAATTCTTCGAATATGCAGAACAACAAGCTTAACAAGTTCCTAGTCAAACTTTGTTTTGGCAATAATCATTCAAATGGGGACTGAGACATTTATTGGGGGTCGATTTATTAGATGGTCGCTCAATTAATAGTTATTATAAAGTCTTTGAGGTAACAACTATTAGTTTTGTGACCAGCTGAGAAATCAACTCGGCATTTACTACTTCTAGCAAAACACTTAAGAAAACACAAGAACTACTCATTTTTCGAGACTATTTGCACAAGAATATGAAGTTGAACAACTGACGATTTTCTCGAGATATATACAAGAAGGGCGAAATTTAGCAGTAAAAAGAACCTTTTGCCGTTGAGTCATGTTCAACGCATTCATATCATCTGCATTCATAATCTTCAATGTTGGTACATCATCCCACCCTTCCTCCAGCAGCTTTGAAACAAGTCCCTGAAGACATCCATTTCCAACAAAGTCCTCGACCGCGAAAGAAGCCATCTCCTTCTCAAGCAGAGAAACggagaaaaaaaaattctgatGCAATCAATGAATGGAAACTTTTCACTTATATATCCACACAATTGCTATGGTTCTGGTAACTCTTGTACAAATGTAAGGTACAGTCTTAATAGTATTGATGAACTACTATATGATAAACTAGTTTATCTTTTTTATTCTAAGGATAACGATTCTCAGATGAAATCAATAGCTTTTGCTTAGATCCTAttgttgtatatgtataaatatttaattgtGAACCCAGGAACTTAATTGTGAACTCAGTAACTACTGATACGAGCTATGAGTTTGATGACAAGGTTATaattcataaactttaaattctgGCTGAGTATctaaatttatataatatcaaCCGATGGTATGGTATGCTTTTAGTGGAGTTTTTTGGTCCCTCTTTCATCAAGAGGCGATTCTTTTGACTtggaatattttcaaaaaaactaAGATTATGAGTTTTCGTCATGACCAGATAAGATCTTTGTATATTCTATCCTCTTCGGGCTATACTTGTGAGATTATAAGATTATACTGAATACGATTGGAAAAAGTTAGAATTTGCTACTGATAACTTTTTTGTTTTATCAGAGAGGGCCagataaaatatttaaagcttTCTTGGCGATTGTCTCATAACTGCCGGCCAAACTTTTTTGCCACACATGCAAtagttgtattgttgatttgatttaaagaaattgataatatttggtttggtttagttcggcatttgaaaaaaaaaaaaacgaatcaTATAATATCTATTTTGTAAAGATTTTGaagtatatattttgtaaaaaggTTGTCTTTCACTTTCGATGCTGCACTTATATGTAATtctccaaaaatatattatttttaaagaattcaacaCACGTGTGTTAATATTTTGAAGTGTCCGTAGAACATAAGTCACATTAAGGCAAGTCAAGTCTGAATGAACTTACTCAATGAGTATTTTTGTTAATATATTTTCCTAAGTATATATGGAGTGACTTTTTGCCTAATTTTCTGGTACATTTATGTCCACATTTTTGCCTAATTTTATTAGTCTTGTTGTTTGTTTTTACGTTGGTTATACTCATTATTTTTACCAGTAGTGCTTTTGTTTCTTCACTATTTTCATCATAGTTTCTCTTGCATTTCATTCAAATGTGCTCCGAAAAAATGATTTTCTTGAGTCGAGGACTTATCTGAAACTACTTCTCTATCCCACAAAGGTGTCCGTACATTTCACTCTTCtcagacctcacttgtgggactATACTAGacatgttattgatgttgttttaatgGCTTCACAAAGAATGTAAAGAATGCCCCACTAGATGCAATGATGCAAATATGAAATGACATTTTACCATTCTCATAATTATATCAGTAGCAAATTTTGAACCTAATAGAGAACAGAACAAAATATAAacaactaacttttttttttatcaaatgtcACTAGATATTTTTATGGGCTTGAATTCTCGTAGGGTCACTTAAGTAATAATCATTTCAGAAAGCCACCTTTCTTTAGAAAAAATCGGACTTTCCTTATAGAGATATTGCCCATATTTACGCTCATGATTATACCTGCAGATTTTTCATACGCTACTTCAAGAGAGCCTTTATATTTATACAACTTAAGGAACATGACTATTCAGCACGAACACACGTGTCTGTTCAATTTAagatctctctctctatatatattacaAGGTAACATTTTTATGTAGTAAAACTGGCAGTGTTCGCAAAATGTGGCATTTTGTTCAAATGCATCAAGATTTTCTCAGCCATTTCCCTTGTGCAAACATCTCCATGTTGAAATGCACTGACTACAGTAGCTGGAAACAACCTGTCCTGTGATATATCTGAAACAGATTTGTCCCCACCTTTTGAAAGGAACTTCTCAATCAGCCAAAATGCTTTGTGCCACAGGACATTTTCTCTGTGTTCCTTCACCACATTCAATACATGTTGAATGGTTTGCATTTCTATCAGTAACTTAACACTCTTGTCCATATCAACTTTATCGTCTAGTAATGTCGATATAGCTGATAATGCTGCTTCAACTACCTCCACATTGTCATGATGCAAGCAGGATAGCAGCCTTTCAACTGCCTTGGCGTCGATTAAGCAGAAGCTGTCTTCAGCAGAACAAACGCCTCGGTGAACTGAACATAATGGTACTTTTCCTGATTTTGAGTGGAGAGACATACATCTTCTTAGTAGAAAAGATTTTATGTACTTGTTGTTCTTGATTGGTGGTGGTTTTGATAGATTGACTGACTGCTTTGATAAGTTCCCTAGCCCAATCGCAGATAGCTTTTGGACTTCATCGCTTGATGTTTTCACGAGTAACTCTGTGAATATGTACGTGAAGTTGAACGTTCTTACAACGTGTAAAATGTGATGATCGTATAGTGTTGTTGTCAATCTGACAAGAGTTCCTACTAGACCATCAAAATATGCACTTGTGTACCTGCTTGTTCTTGTTCCACTGGCCTGGATATTGTTGATTTGTTCTATGATTGTAGGGACTGTGTTCTTATTGACCAAGGCTAGGTTGAGTGTCACGTTTTGGTGGGGAAGTTTTGCCAGAAGAGTCACGGAAACCGTTTGCTTCTCTGTGATTCGAAGACTTTCAGATGGAACGTGAATCAGGCTCTCGGGCTGTCCTTTTGTTTTGCACAATCTGTCTGAAATTGTGTGCCCCATGAAAGGAGAGAGGGTGATAAGAAGCTTAAGTGCTGCAATGCTGAGTTCTTCATCGGGGTTATTGATGAGCTCGATCAGATTGTAGCTAGCATCCGTCTCTTTGATCACAGAGATAATGGTAGAAGATGCTTTGGGATACTTCATCAGGCATATCAAGATTCTGACAAGATGAAAATTCATTTCTTCAGAGTTCGAATTCTTGATCCTCTGAATGAAGTTGAATATCATGTAGTCCGAAGCCAATGTGTGGCCACGCCCGTTCACTTGAAGATTCTCCATCTCTAATCCTGACTCGAGGACATTTGCAAGTATACCAGCTGCTTCTTTCTTCGAGTTCAATGGCTCATCGTGAATCATCGTTCGTGCAAAAATCTCTTCAATCATGATTTGGACAAGACCAGCTTCCACAAGTATGTTAGCATTTGGATGGTGAGAAGAAATTTGTTGTAGAGCTACAAAGGCAGCAGTCCTGCTCAAACAATTTCCACTCTTTACCATTTCAATCAAAATCGGAGAAGCTCTCTTAGCAACATAATTTATGCTGCCAGGTCCAAGCATGATCTCTCCGAGGTATCGTGC of the Capsicum annuum cultivar UCD-10X-F1 chromosome 11, UCD10Xv1.1, whole genome shotgun sequence genome contains:
- the LOC124888624 gene encoding uncharacterized protein LOC124888624 produces the protein MASFAVEDFVGNGCLQGLVSKLLEEGWDDVPTLKIMNADDMNALNMTQRQKDALEIRSYLHDHALMQYADKLEESGNSLTELLNLSTVDLTSKFGMKRGHVARFTDRTAAFGGDSFSEAYNRQVRRRTSSSSESLYYRKDISPVTSRKQSMMKSLTRTNTDISLEQSMADLAIKDGHVFKGIVAFKPDEPRACGCVQPTPVVENVAPYSSIENISVQILAPEYKIGMERLVKTKTAPMKASKLWRDKPAVFVCIRRPGCIMCRAEAHQLYAKKPIFDALGVQLFAVLHEQIESEVMDFWPRYWGGVVLFDRSMGFYKALGGGNLLKDKFISGFLLNPRAISNYRRAKAMGVDQNFRGEGETKGGLFIVGKGKSGIAYQFIERNFGDWAPLSEIFEICRRLQNPQESQLDSITSIQQQD
- the LOC107848314 gene encoding putative U-box domain-containing protein 42, whose translation is MDMSGSIDSDITSVNGERDRVGILVETLLKGISEFTKSVVSIDVEKENFTEIGSYLYRVSAVIMELQIGRNATSNIIEKLQPMFENVHLANELIKKCQNYRQNNQLVEASASVVVEQLHVVNRHIAEGLSRIPSSLYGEQECAEIAVKSLLKDRKDMVSEQTELEVHELMSRELLTNETETETDLYSINLEISMENLRLADSTNLYISDNSRSSISGGLHFQSRGNWRSAGSLSNLPRMSESEYMEPLYETFFCPLTKKIMEDPVTIESGVTYERGAISEWINKSDNREEIFCPKSGQKLKNRNLSTNVALKATIDEWRERNEAARIKAARASLSSDTTQDIILKAIEDLHSICLRKPYNKVQVRSIGVIPLLGNLLDNRNRTIRCATLELLQYLAEDDDEEVIAQTIDISTVTRMLSSNHGPLRHAALRLLLELSKSHFLCYNIGAVPGAILMLITAKYRHTDDAFVADKADEVLKSLEKYPCNIKHMTENGYVEPLLNHLLEGTEEMKMEMARYLGEIMLGPGSINYVAKRASPILIEMVKSGNCLSRTAAFVALQQISSHHPNANILVEAGLVQIMIEEIFARTMIHDEPLNSKKEAAGILANVLESGLEMENLQVNGRGHTLASDYMIFNFIQRIKNSNSEEMNFHLVRILICLMKYPKASSTIISVIKETDASYNLIELINNPDEELSIAALKLLITLSPFMGHTISDRLCKTKGQPESLIHVPSESLRITEKQTVSVTLLAKLPHQNVTLNLALVNKNTVPTIIEQINNIQASGTRTSRYTSAYFDGLVGTLVRLTTTLYDHHILHVVRTFNFTYIFTELLVKTSSDEVQKLSAIGLGNLSKQSVNLSKPPPIKNNKYIKSFLLRRCMSLHSKSGKVPLCSVHRGVCSAEDSFCLIDAKAVERLLSCLHHDNVEVVEAALSAISTLLDDKVDMDKSVKLLIEMQTIQHVLNVVKEHRENVLWHKAFWLIEKFLSKGGDKSVSDISQDRLFPATVVSAFQHGDVCTREMAEKILMHLNKMPHFANTASFTT